A window of Tissierellales bacterium contains these coding sequences:
- a CDS encoding class IV adenylate cyclase, with protein sequence MAKELEVKVLNIDKKEMEERLVSIGAKYLVKEEQINTLIDTKTKNIENELDSYLRIRETKNLDNGEEQIIFTLKENISREGIRENIEANTFISNKKTLIYILNRLGYEVVEEGYKERISYVYNDIRFDIDTWDEKIYPYTYMEIEVKKKEDLDKAIRLLNIDKEQITTKSIVDLRKELEK encoded by the coding sequence ATGGCTAAAGAATTAGAAGTTAAAGTTTTAAATATTGACAAAAAGGAAATGGAAGAAAGATTGGTTTCTATAGGAGCTAAATATCTAGTAAAGGAAGAACAAATAAACACTTTAATAGATACAAAAACTAAAAATATAGAAAATGAATTAGATAGTTATTTAAGAATTAGGGAAACTAAAAATTTAGATAATGGTGAAGAACAAATTATTTTTACATTAAAAGAGAATATTTCTAGAGAAGGCATTAGAGAAAATATAGAAGCCAATACTTTTATAAGTAATAAGAAAACTTTAATTTATATTCTAAATAGACTAGGTTATGAAGTTGTTGAGGAAGGATATAAAGAAAGAATTTCTTATGTATATAATGACATAAGATTTGACATAGATACATGGGATGAAAAAATTTACCCATATACCTATATGGAAATAGAAGTAAAGAAGAAAGAAGACCTAGATAAAGCTATAAGGTTATTAAATATTGATAAAGAACAAATTACAACTAAATCTATTGTTGATTTAAGAAAAGAATTAGAAAAGTAA
- the nagB gene encoding glucosamine-6-phosphate deaminase, which translates to MKVIIEKDYDGLSKKTAEIIKEEINKKPNLILGLATGSTPVGTYEELIKMYKEENLDFSKVTTFNLDEYIGLSPEHPNSYHVYMEENLFNHINIEKENTHVPNGEAEDIEEYCKNYDKGIEELGGIDLQILGIGENGHIAFNEPAEELTLGTHVTGLTESTINANSRFFDSIEEVPTTAITMGLGSIMKAKKIILLASGKNKAQVIKELLKEEYTTTAIPATMLLLHPDVTVILDEEAASEHNE; encoded by the coding sequence ATGAAAGTAATTATTGAAAAAGATTATGATGGACTTAGTAAAAAAACTGCAGAAATTATAAAAGAGGAAATAAATAAAAAACCAAATTTGATTTTGGGTTTAGCAACAGGTAGTACTCCTGTAGGAACTTATGAAGAACTTATTAAAATGTATAAAGAAGAAAATTTAGATTTTTCAAAGGTTACAACTTTCAATTTAGATGAATATATAGGATTATCTCCAGAACATCCAAATAGTTATCATGTATATATGGAAGAAAATCTTTTTAATCATATTAATATTGAAAAAGAAAATACCCATGTACCTAATGGAGAGGCAGAAGATATAGAAGAATATTGTAAGAATTATGATAAAGGAATTGAAGAACTTGGTGGAATTGATTTGCAAATATTGGGAATTGGGGAAAATGGACATATTGCATTTAATGAACCAGCGGAAGAATTAACTTTAGGCACTCATGTAACTGGGTTAACAGAATCAACTATAAATGCTAATTCAAGATTTTTTGATTCTATAGAAGAGGTACCAACGACTGCTATTACAATGGGACTAGGAAGTATTATGAAAGCTAAAAAGATAATTTTATTAGCCAGTGGAAAGAATAAGGCTCAAGTTATTAAAGAATTATTAAAAGAAGAATATACAACTACTGCAATACCTGCAACTATGTTGTTATTACACCCAGATGTAACAGTAATACTTGATGAAGAGGCAGCTTCAGAACACAATGAATAA
- the nagA gene encoding N-acetylglucosamine-6-phosphate deacetylase, translated as MRKLIKNVRVITPYEIIFEHALLIEEGIIKKIIPEDKINDEYYSEIIDGENNFLAPGFIDIHNHGNSGYDFMDATEGAIDEMTKFHFKNGVISTLGTIITSSDENIEKAIVNLQEYKNKNDRAQVLGIHLEGPFFNLLKKGAQPKEYIKDPYLEGMKKYNELAKGSLKMVSLAPELKGADSLISYLKSENVMVAMAHSNATFNEAKKGVDNGVTIATHLYNGMRSFSHREPGIIGVSLTDERVYCELINDRIHLHDAATLMAIKMKGIDKIVLVSDAMRAAGLENGEYELGGQKVFVKEGAARLENGSLAGSTLNLRDAVYNMIKWLNIPTHQAVRMASLNPAKAIKIDDRKGSIEVGKDADLIIFDENINVEAGIVGGNITWLKN; from the coding sequence TTGAGAAAGTTAATTAAAAATGTAAGGGTTATAACCCCTTATGAAATTATTTTTGAACATGCCTTATTGATAGAAGAGGGTATTATTAAGAAGATTATTCCTGAAGATAAAATTAATGATGAATACTATAGTGAAATAATAGATGGAGAAAACAATTTTTTAGCTCCAGGTTTTATAGATATTCATAACCATGGAAACTCTGGTTATGACTTTATGGATGCTACTGAAGGGGCTATTGATGAAATGACTAAATTCCATTTTAAAAATGGTGTTATCTCTACTTTAGGCACAATTATTACTTCATCAGATGAAAATATAGAAAAAGCAATAGTTAATTTGCAAGAGTATAAAAATAAAAATGATAGGGCACAAGTATTAGGGATTCATTTGGAAGGACCATTCTTTAATTTATTGAAAAAGGGAGCTCAACCAAAGGAATATATTAAAGATCCATATTTAGAAGGAATGAAAAAATATAATGAATTAGCTAAAGGAAGTTTAAAAATGGTTTCCTTAGCACCAGAATTAAAAGGTGCAGATTCACTTATATCTTATTTGAAATCAGAAAATGTAATGGTAGCTATGGCCCATAGTAATGCTACTTTTAATGAGGCTAAAAAGGGAGTTGATAATGGAGTTACTATTGCTACCCATCTATATAACGGTATGAGAAGTTTTTCTCACAGAGAGCCTGGTATAATAGGTGTATCGTTAACGGATGAAAGGGTATACTGTGAATTAATAAATGATAGAATCCATTTACATGATGCCGCTACATTAATGGCTATAAAAATGAAAGGTATAGATAAAATTGTACTGGTTTCAGATGCTATGAGGGCAGCAGGATTAGAAAACGGAGAATATGAATTAGGAGGACAGAAAGTTTTTGTAAAAGAAGGGGCTGCTAGATTAGAAAATGGTTCTTTAGCTGGTTCTACTCTTAATTTAAGAGATGCAGTATATAATATGATTAAGTGGTTGAATATTCCAACCCACCAAGCTGTTCGTATGGCTAGTTTAAATCCTGCAAAGGCTATTAAAATTGATGATAGAAAAGGTAGTATTGAAGTAGGTAAGGATGCAGATTTAATAATATTTGATGAAAATATAAATGTAGAAGCTGGTATTGTGGGAGGCAATATTACATGGCTAAAGAATTAG